The genomic segment ACATGTGGACAGGGCGAATCGGCCTGAATTCCGCGCATCCACCCACTGAGTACCGCTCTGCATTACCTCGTGTCATAACAAGAGCGTCACAGCCTTGGCCAGAGTCTCCTACACGTTCCCCACACCCGCTTAGAGTCACGGCCAGTCACCGCGCCAACGGAATCGAAGTCACGTCTTCGGCCCAGCGCTCGACTCGGCCGCTTCCAAACAGGAAGGGCCGTGCCAGGGAAAGGACTGATCGTGCGTCAACGTTCGCTCATAGCCATCACCGCCGCGCTGGCGGCGGGAGCACTCACACTCACCGCCTGTGGCTCGCGCGACGAGGGCAAAAGCGGCTCGGACACCGGCAGTGGAACCACTGTCGTCATCGGCGTCGACGCCCCGCTGACCGGTGACCTGTCCGCGCTGGGTCTCGGCATCAAGAACTCCGCGGACCTCGCCGCCAAGACGGCCAACAAGGACAAGTACGTCGAAGGCATCACCTTCAAGGTCGAAGCCCTCGACGACCAGGCGCAGCCCTCCTCGGGCCAGCAGAACGCCACCACGTTCGTCGCCAACAAGGACGTCCTCGGCGTCGTCGGCCCGCTGAACTCCTCCGTCGCCGAATCCATGCAGAAGGTCTTCGACGACGCCAAGCTCGTCGAGGTCTCCCCGGCCAACACCGGCCCGACCCTGACCCAGGGCGCCGACTGGCAGACCAAGAAGGTCCGCCCGTACAAGTCGTACTTCCGCACCGCGACCACGGACGCCATCCAGGGCCCGTTCGCCGCGCAGTACCTGTACAACGACGCCAAGAAGAAGAAGGTCTTCGTCATCGACGACAAGAAGACCTACGGCGCCGGCCTGGCCGCCACCTTCACCGACGAGTTCAAGAAGCTCGGCGGCAAGGTCGTCGGCACCGAGCACATCGACCCCGAGACCAAGGACTTCTCCGCGGTCGCCACCAAGGTCAAGAACTCCGGCGCCGACGTCGTCTACTACGGCGGCGAGTACCCGCAGTCCGGCCCGCTGACCAAGCAGATCAAGGCCGCCGGCGCCAAGATCCCCGTAGCCGGCGGCGACGGCATGTACGACCCGACCTACATCGAGCTCGGCGGCTCCGCCAGCACCGGCGACTTCGCCACCTCCGTCGGCGCCCCGGTCGAGGAACTCCCCTCCGCCAAGTCGTTCATCGCCGACTACAAGTCCGAGGGCTACAAGGAGCCCTACGCGGCCTACGGCGGCTACTCCTACGACTCCACCTGGGCGATCATCGAAGCCGTGAAGAAGGTCGTCGAGGACAACGACGGCAAGCTTCCCAGCGACGCCCGCGCGAAGATCACCGAAGCCGTGCAGAACGTCTCCTTCGACGGCGTCACCGGCAAGGTCTCCTTCGACGAATACGGCGACACGACCAACAAGCAGCTCACCGTCTACAAGGTCGAGGGCGGCGAGTGGAAGGCGGTCAAGTCCGGTACCTACACCGGTTGATCCCACCCGCACACACATGAGCCGCGCGGGGCGCTGCACCACAGCGCCCCGCGCGGACTCGCATCCGGTCACATTCGTCGAATATCCGAAAGTCTCGGAGGACATGCGGTGAACGAACTGCCGCAGCAGCTGGTCAACGGCCTGCTACTAGGATCCATGTACGGGCTGGTCGCCATCGGCTACACGATGGTCTATGGCATCGTCCAGCTCATCAACTTCGCCCACGGTGAAATCTTCATGCTGGGCGGCTTCGGCGCCATCACGGTCTACCTCTACGTGCTGCCCGACGGCACGAGCATGTGGGCCGCACTCCCGCTGATGCTCGTCGGAGGCATCATCGTCGCCGTACTCGCCGCCGTGGGAGCGGAACGCCTGGCCTACCGGCCCCTGCGCACCGCACCCCGCCTCGCCCCCCTCATCACCGCCATCGGCCTCTCCCTGGCCCTCCAGCAGGCCGTATGGGCCTGGTACCCGGACGCCAAGGAATCCATCAACTTCCCGCAGATCGAGGGCGGCCCCTTCGAGATCGGCAACGTCACCATCCAGACCGGTGACATCTTCCTGCTCGTCGCCGCCCCCATCAGCATGGCGGTCCTCGCCTACTTCGTCATGAAGACCCGCACCGGCCGCGGCATGCAGGCCACCGCGCAGGACCCCGACACCGCCAAACTCATGGGCATCAACACCGACCGCATCATCGTGGTCGCCTTCGCCCTCGGCGCCGCCTTCGCCGCCGTCGGAGCCGTCGCCTACGGCCTCAAGTACGGCCAGGTCCAGTTCCGCATGGGCTTCATCCTCGGCCTCAAGGCCTTCACCGCAGCCGTCCTCGGCGGCATCGGCAACATCTACGGCGCCATGCTCGGCGGCGTCGTCCTCGGCCTCGCCGAAGCCCTCTCCACCGCCTACATCGCCGACATCCCCGGCATGGAGCAGTTCGGCAGCCAGTCCTGGGCCAACGTCTGGGCGTTCGTACTCCTCATCCTCGTACTCCTGGTCAGGCCACAGGGTCTGCTCGGTGAGCGCGTGGCGGACAGGGCGTGACACCGATGACCACACACACGACCGCATCCCCCGCACCCACCGCCAAGAACGACAAGACCCCCAGGGGCCTCGTCGGCATCCCGGAGAACATCGGCCGCGCACTCGCCACCGGCGGCGGCGCCCTCACCGTGATCTCCGCCTTCCTCGCCTGGACCTGGACAGCCGCCTTCCCCGGCAACCTCACCGTCTACGGCTACCCCGGCGGCCTCCAGGTCCTCGTCCTCATCGGCGGCGCCCTCACCACCCTCTTCGGCCTCGCCTCCTACGGCGTCAAGGGCCTGCGCTGGCTCGTCCCCGCCGGCGCCGACAGCGCCATCCGCCTCGCCGCGCTCGGCGCCTTCGCCACCGCCTGGTACACGGTCATCGCGATCACCGTCCAGCTCGGCGGCGTCGTCAACCTCGAACCCGGCGGCTACCTCGTGGCCGTCACCACCCTCGTCGCCCTGCTCGGCGCGCTCTCCCTGCCCTTCGAGCACCCCGAGGCCGAGACCCCCGACCCCGAGGACACCCCGCAGGAACGGATCGCCCGCGGCGCACGCCAGATCCGCGCCCTCATCAAGTCGGCCTTCGCCACCGGCACACCCACCCCGGCCCCGAAGCTGCCCGCCTACCTCGAGATCCTGATCATCGTCGCGGCCATGGCCGTCGGCCTGCTCGTCTTCACCTACGGCATCGGCACCGAATACGACGAACTCTTCGTCGGCTTCCTCATCACCGCCGGCTTCGGCCTCGGCGCCCTCGCCAAATCCGGCCTCGCCGGCCGGGTCTCCGCGGTCACCTCCAAGCACCGCACCGTCACCATGGCCGGTGCCTTCACCGCGGCCGCCGCATTCCCCTTCACCCAGTCCGACGACCAGTACGCGACCATCGGCGTCTACATCCTGATCTTCGCCACCGTCGCCCTCGGCCTCAACATCGTCGTCGGCCTCGCCGGCCTCCTCGACCTCGGATACGTCGCCTTCCTCGGCGTCGGCGCCTACACCGCGGCCATGGTCTCCGGCTCCCCCTCCTCACCCTTCGACATCCACCTGCCGTTCTGGGCCTCCGCCATCCTCGGCGCCGTCGTCGCCATGATCTTCGGCGTCATCATCGGCGCACCCACCCTCCGACTGCGCGGCGACTACCTCGCCATCGTCACCCTCGGCTTCGGTGAGATCTTCCGACTCGCCGTCCTCAACATGGACGGCACCTCCGGACCCGACATCACCAACGGCTCCAACGGCATCTCCTCGATCCCGAACCTCAACATCTTCGGCTTCGACTTCGGCCAAGAGCACACCATCGCCGGGTTCACCATCGCCCGATTCGCCAACTACTTCTTCCTGATGCTCCTCATCACGCTCATCGTCGTGGTGGTCTTCCGACGCAGCAGCGACTCCCGCATCGGCCGCGCCTGGATCGCCATCCGCGAGGACGAGACGGCCGCACTCGCCATGGGCATCAACGGCTTCCGGGTCAAGCTCATCGCCTTCGCCCTCGGCGCCGCCCTCGCCGGCCTCGCCGGCACCGTCCAGGCACACGTCACCTACACCGTGACACCCGAGCAGTACCAGTTCGCCCACGTGGTCCCGCCGAACTCGGCATTCCTCCTGGCGGCAGTCGTACTCGGCGGCATGGGCACCATCAGCGGACCCCTCGTCGGCGCCGCACTGCTCTACCTCATCCCCGCCAAGCTCCAGTTCCTCGGCGACTACCAGCTCTTCGCCTTCGGCCTCGCACTCGTGCTGCTCATGCGCTTCCGCCCGGAAGGCCTCATCCCCAACCGGCGCCGCCAGCTCGAATTCCACGAAGACGCCGAAGCACCCACAGTCCTCAGCAAGGCAGGGGCCTGACCCATGACCACCGACACCACCACCAAGGACACCGCACCCGGCGCCAACGCACCCGGCGAGACCGTCCTCGACGCCCGCGGCGTCACCATGCGATTCGGCGGCCTCACCGCCGTACGCAACGTCAACCTCACCGTCAACAGCGGCGAGATCGTCGGACTCATCGGCCCCAACGGCGCCGGCAAGACGACCTTCTTCAACTGCCTCACCGGCCTCTACATCCCCACCGAGGGCGAAGTCCGCTACAAGGGCCAGGTCCTGCCGCCCAAGTCCTTCAAGGTCACCGCGGCCGGCATCGCCCGCACCTTCCAGAACATCCGCCTGTTCGCCAACATGACGGTCCTGGAAAACGTCCTCGTCGGACGCCACACCCGCACCAAGGAAGGCCTCTGGTCCGCCCTCCTGCGCGGCCCCGGCTTCCACAAGGCCGAAGCCGCCTCACGCGAACGCGCCATGGAACTCCTGGAGTTCGTCGGCCTCGACGCCAAGGCCGAACACCTCGCCCGGAACCTGCCCTACGGCGAACAGCGCAAGCTGGAGATCGCGCGAGCGCTGGCGAGCGAACCCGGCCTGCTCCTCCTCGACGAGCCCACCGCCGGCATGAACCCCCAGGAGACGCGAACGACCGAAGAACTGGTCTTCGCCATCCGCGACAAGGGCATCGCCGTCCTCGTCATCGAGCACGACATGCGGTTCATCTTCAACCTCTGCGACCGCGTCGCCGTCCTCGTCCAAGGCGAAAAACTCGTCGAAGGCGACAGCGCCACCGTGCAGGGCGACGAACGCGTCGTCGCCGCCTACCTCGGCGAACCCTTCGAAGACGCACCCGGCCAGGACGAGGTCGCCGAAGTCGAGGCCGCCGAAGCCAACGCCGAGCCCACGAAGGACGCCGCGCCCGGCAAGGAGAACGACCGATGACCGCACTGCTCGAAGTAGAGGACCTCCGGGTCGCCTACGGCAAGATCGAAGCCGTCAAGGGCATCTCCTTCAAGGTCGACGCCGGCGAGGTCGTCACCCTCATCGGCACCAACGGCGCCGGCAAGACCACCACCCTGCGCACCCTCTCGGGACTGCTCAAGCCGGTCGGCGGCCAGGTCAAGTTCAACGGCAAGTCGCTCAAGAAGACCCCCGCGCACGACATCGTCGCGCTCGGACTCGCCCACTCCCCCGAGGGGCGGCACATCTTCCCGCGCATGACCATCGAGGACAACCTCCGCCTCGGCGCCTTCCTGCGCAACGACAAGCCCGGCATCGAGACCGACATCCAGCGCGCCTACGACCTCTTCCCCATCCTGGGAGAACGCCGCAAGCAGGCCGCGGGCACCCTGTCCGGCGGTGAACAGCAGATGCTCGCCATGGGCCGGGCACTCATGTCCCAGCCGAAACTGCTCATGCTGGACGAGCCCTCCATGGGCCTCTCCCCCATCATGATGCAGAAGATCATGGCCACCATCGCCGAACTGAAGTCCCAGGGCACCACGATCCTCCTCGTCGAGCAGAACGCGCAGGCCGCGCTCTCACTCGCCGACCAGGGCCACGTCATGGAAATCGGCAAGATCGTCCTCTCGGGCACGGGCTCCGACCTGCTGCACGACGAGTCGGTCCGCAAGGCGTACCTCGGCGAGGACTGACACCGAGGACCCACGTCACGCCGAACACGACGAGGCCCGCGCCCCCTTTCAGGTGGGGGGCGCGGGCCTCGTCGTACGTCTACGTCCGGGGGTGGAGTGGTCAGCCCTTGGCGGACTTCTTCTCGTCGGCGTCCTGAATGACGGCCTCGGCCACCTGCTGCATCGACATCCGACGGTCCATCGACGTCTTCTGGATCCACCGGAACGCGGCCGGCTCCGTCAACCCGTACTCCGTCTGCAGAATCGACTTCGCACGGTCCACGAGCTTGCGCGTCTCCAGCCGGAGCGTGAGGTCGGCGACCTCCTTCTCCAACTCCTTCAACTCCGTGAACCGCGACACGGCCATCTCGATCGCCGGCACGACATCACTCTTACTGAACGGCTTCACCAGATACGCCATCGCACCGGCATCCCGGGCACGCTCAACAAGGTCACGCTGCGAGAAAGCGGTCAGCATCAACACGGGCGCGATGCGCTCCTCGGCGATCTTCTCCGCCGCCGAGATGCCGTCCATCTTGGGCATCTTCACGTCAAGGATCACGAGGTCCGGCCGGTGCTCCCGGGCCAGCTCGACGGCCTGCTCACCGTCGCCGGCCTCGCCCACGACGGAGTAGCCCTCCTCCTCGAGCATCTCCTTCAGATCGAGGCGGATCAGCGCCTCGTCCTCGGCGATGACGACACGGGTCGTCAGCGGAGGCACGTGGGACTTGTCGTCGTCGTCGACGGGCTGGGGCGACTCGGGGGCGGTCACGTGGGCTCCTCGTTCGGGGCAGGGGTACTGCTGACAAGAGGGTACCTAGCTGCGGGCGACTCCAGTGAACCGGTACACTCCTCTCGGGTCGCCCAGCCGGGTTGGCGGAATAGGCTTACGCGGATGTCTCAAACACATCTGTCCGAAAGGACATACGGGTTCGAGTCCCGTACCCGGCACCTAGGAAAGCGGATGTCCACGTTCTCGTGAACATCCGCTTTTTGCTGCACACGGTCGCGATCAGTCACACAGAGTGGCCGCATGAACTTCCATGGCACTGAGGTGCGACAGAAGGCCCTCACCCTGCTGCGCGGTGGCACGAAGAACGCGGACGTGGCCCGCAGGCTCAACGTGCCGCTGGGGACAGTCGGGTATTGGAAGCATCTCGACCGGGCAAAGCGCGGCGAGTGCCCCGGGCGCCACAGCCCGCCCTGCCCCCGTTGCGACGAACGGGAACTCGATGAGTCGGCGTACAGCTACCTGCTCGGGCTCTACCTCGGCGACGGTCACATCATCCAAAACCGCGCCATGCGAGTACCCAGCCTGTCCATCACCTGTGCCGAGACGCACCCCGGGCTCATGGACGAGTGCGAGAAGGCCATGCG from the Streptomyces sp. NBC_00310 genome contains:
- a CDS encoding branched-chain amino acid ABC transporter permease, with amino-acid sequence MNELPQQLVNGLLLGSMYGLVAIGYTMVYGIVQLINFAHGEIFMLGGFGAITVYLYVLPDGTSMWAALPLMLVGGIIVAVLAAVGAERLAYRPLRTAPRLAPLITAIGLSLALQQAVWAWYPDAKESINFPQIEGGPFEIGNVTIQTGDIFLLVAAPISMAVLAYFVMKTRTGRGMQATAQDPDTAKLMGINTDRIIVVAFALGAAFAAVGAVAYGLKYGQVQFRMGFILGLKAFTAAVLGGIGNIYGAMLGGVVLGLAEALSTAYIADIPGMEQFGSQSWANVWAFVLLILVLLVRPQGLLGERVADRA
- a CDS encoding ANTAR domain-containing response regulator, which translates into the protein MTAPESPQPVDDDDKSHVPPLTTRVVIAEDEALIRLDLKEMLEEEGYSVVGEAGDGEQAVELAREHRPDLVILDVKMPKMDGISAAEKIAEERIAPVLMLTAFSQRDLVERARDAGAMAYLVKPFSKSDVVPAIEMAVSRFTELKELEKEVADLTLRLETRKLVDRAKSILQTEYGLTEPAAFRWIQKTSMDRRMSMQQVAEAVIQDADEKKSAKG
- a CDS encoding branched-chain amino acid ABC transporter substrate-binding protein, coding for MRQRSLIAITAALAAGALTLTACGSRDEGKSGSDTGSGTTVVIGVDAPLTGDLSALGLGIKNSADLAAKTANKDKYVEGITFKVEALDDQAQPSSGQQNATTFVANKDVLGVVGPLNSSVAESMQKVFDDAKLVEVSPANTGPTLTQGADWQTKKVRPYKSYFRTATTDAIQGPFAAQYLYNDAKKKKVFVIDDKKTYGAGLAATFTDEFKKLGGKVVGTEHIDPETKDFSAVATKVKNSGADVVYYGGEYPQSGPLTKQIKAAGAKIPVAGGDGMYDPTYIELGGSASTGDFATSVGAPVEELPSAKSFIADYKSEGYKEPYAAYGGYSYDSTWAIIEAVKKVVEDNDGKLPSDARAKITEAVQNVSFDGVTGKVSFDEYGDTTNKQLTVYKVEGGEWKAVKSGTYTG
- a CDS encoding ABC transporter ATP-binding protein produces the protein MTALLEVEDLRVAYGKIEAVKGISFKVDAGEVVTLIGTNGAGKTTTLRTLSGLLKPVGGQVKFNGKSLKKTPAHDIVALGLAHSPEGRHIFPRMTIEDNLRLGAFLRNDKPGIETDIQRAYDLFPILGERRKQAAGTLSGGEQQMLAMGRALMSQPKLLMLDEPSMGLSPIMMQKIMATIAELKSQGTTILLVEQNAQAALSLADQGHVMEIGKIVLSGTGSDLLHDESVRKAYLGED
- a CDS encoding ABC transporter ATP-binding protein; the protein is MTTDTTTKDTAPGANAPGETVLDARGVTMRFGGLTAVRNVNLTVNSGEIVGLIGPNGAGKTTFFNCLTGLYIPTEGEVRYKGQVLPPKSFKVTAAGIARTFQNIRLFANMTVLENVLVGRHTRTKEGLWSALLRGPGFHKAEAASRERAMELLEFVGLDAKAEHLARNLPYGEQRKLEIARALASEPGLLLLDEPTAGMNPQETRTTEELVFAIRDKGIAVLVIEHDMRFIFNLCDRVAVLVQGEKLVEGDSATVQGDERVVAAYLGEPFEDAPGQDEVAEVEAAEANAEPTKDAAPGKENDR
- a CDS encoding branched-chain amino acid ABC transporter permease; the protein is MTTHTTASPAPTAKNDKTPRGLVGIPENIGRALATGGGALTVISAFLAWTWTAAFPGNLTVYGYPGGLQVLVLIGGALTTLFGLASYGVKGLRWLVPAGADSAIRLAALGAFATAWYTVIAITVQLGGVVNLEPGGYLVAVTTLVALLGALSLPFEHPEAETPDPEDTPQERIARGARQIRALIKSAFATGTPTPAPKLPAYLEILIIVAAMAVGLLVFTYGIGTEYDELFVGFLITAGFGLGALAKSGLAGRVSAVTSKHRTVTMAGAFTAAAAFPFTQSDDQYATIGVYILIFATVALGLNIVVGLAGLLDLGYVAFLGVGAYTAAMVSGSPSSPFDIHLPFWASAILGAVVAMIFGVIIGAPTLRLRGDYLAIVTLGFGEIFRLAVLNMDGTSGPDITNGSNGISSIPNLNIFGFDFGQEHTIAGFTIARFANYFFLMLLITLIVVVVFRRSSDSRIGRAWIAIREDETAALAMGINGFRVKLIAFALGAALAGLAGTVQAHVTYTVTPEQYQFAHVVPPNSAFLLAAVVLGGMGTISGPLVGAALLYLIPAKLQFLGDYQLFAFGLALVLLMRFRPEGLIPNRRRQLEFHEDAEAPTVLSKAGA